GAGAAATTCACCTCCCattgcatataaaatgcaatatccTTAAGCTATGCATTCATGGAGACACTTAACATTAAAAATCTAAGAATAATCTTTTTGGAGAGATACACTGGGAGTTTTTAGGGAATATAATATCTCGCATTAAATATCATGTTGTCTTGTTCATTGGGCAAACTTTAGGGTAAAGGTAAACAATTTGTTGGCTCTTGAGTTTGCTATTGAGCTATACACATTCTGGATACTATCACAAGTAAAAGTTATTTTCTAACGAGAAGCGGCCTAtagctttttttttacaataatatgTTGAATAGTCGGAGTTGAAACTCCGGTCatccacttatccactttaaaggtggaatttctagttactagactacttaacaaaaatttaaaaatatgttgaagatatatgttttttcttttttttttaacagcaaatatattattacccaggtctctgcacaagacgaaaaAGACCGGTATAAAAGTAACTACATAACAAGGCGCTGTATATATGCGGAACGCCGAAAAtaaacaccaaaacaaacacCAGCTAAAAGAGGTCCACCTCCTAAACCCAAAAATAGAAAGGCACCAGAAGACACCAACTCAGCCCCAAAAGTTGCCACTAGATCGACTCTAACCCCCGATCTCGAATAAAAAATGATCGACCCatcaaaatctaaaaaacaaCTCCTACAGCCTAAAAGCTGATGAGACAACGGATAGACAGACAAGTCTCAGCTCGAAGACACCCTACATTCTAGACGACGACAAAGGCAACACACGCGATAGCAACCGGAAGAACAGTCTCAGCTCGCAGACCACCTCAAAACAGTGAAACATCGACGCAGAAGAGGTCAACCAGAAACACAAgaaacctgcaaatctcaacagatttggacACCAACAGAGACTCAAAAAGaatcctgcaaatctcaactGATTTGGAAAGCGGTCAGAGAATCAAGTATCCTAGAAAACCACTACACACGGCATCAACCAAATATCAGCGACGCCAGAACTAAAACGCCACCCATCACCACCATACGCCCCAACCCCATCAGAACATCACCTCACCTCACCAAAACCAGCCACCGGAAAAGCAGaagaaaacatgaaaaataagGACACAAACCAGAGAAGAAGAACACGCCAGCGCTGATTCTGACAAGGTGGTGCAGAGGGATGACTGCATCCTCATTGCACCACCACCACACGagtcttttttttgttataatctATTTATCTCACTAAATGTCTAGATCTAAAGATCTTCACAGTTGATGAAGCATAATCATTTCTCAAATTAAACGTGTTCTGATAGGTATTTCTGATACTGACACGACATTGATACGTATTATTTACTAGACAACgacatcaaacaaacaaaactgaCATAATGGACAAAGAAGTATGGAGTGACACGGGAAATACTGTTAAGCAACAGCACAACGTTGGAGAGAAGCAACGCCATAAACATCAGTAcatttcatctttttcttttgaaactTAAAGCATAGTTTATATTGTAGGTATCTTAGTTTTATTTAAGGATTTAgccaaatatatttttcaaaaaattatacattatCAAACACTTTACTTCTAAAGTTGCATTGTTAAACTTTTTATGCTTCTTGTTTATATAGAAATAGAATTCAGATATTCCTCTTAATATTTTGCTCTCTTATCAACATAAATGtatgtaaaaagtaaaaacactAGCAAACAGCAAACGTTAATTACTACATTAATATAAGTAactacaaatataatttttttgaagaactACAAATATAATTATTGCTGCTAGCAGTGCAGCACTCTACTTGCAAATATATGATGATTACTAATACTGACTTTACATTATAGGTTAATATAATACAACATTTAAACAAAACTTTTCATCAATACACTACAAAATCTCACTCACCACTCTGCAACTGTTAATATCTTACTGGTTGAACTCAAATCTGTGACTCTGACATAATATACAATGTACATGGCCGTTAATCCAagcaatttttgaatttttatggATACTTACTAAACCATCTTCTGGATTGCAATCTCTTTGGCAGAAGTTGCTAATCGGCAGAATACTTTGAGATTATGCCCTAATTTCTCCTGAGAAAACAAGCAAACATAATGTAAGATAATGAAAATACATTCCTTTAACTGTTAACTGAGATCTCAGGAGTATTAAAACACATCCCTAAACCCCCAACATATAGTAGCAAAGCAAAGAAATTGCCTTCTTATGTCGAGGTTAATAGAAAATACATAAATCACAAACTCATTTATTTGATGAATCTGATCAAACAATATCAGTATTATGTCATCTTTGTAGGTCAAAGAGAGTGGAGTCTAAGATTAAGATACAGCTTAGATGTAAATTTTTCAAGGATACTATATAATACTAACATTTTTCATTTAAGGAAAAGTTTCTACattatatacatgtaaatcttgCAGACAAGGGCATATTAAGAATTTCAAGAACAAATATAAATCTATTAGAATGTTAAGTAGGATTACTCAATAGTTGCTGAGGCCCATACCTCACTTAGCGACTCAAGTCGTTCAAGGGTTGGAACTAACTGTCCACATAACAAAGCAAAGTCCTGTTGTGGATCATACGTTGCACCATATGTAATTGTTTTTGTGGTCATGGTAGATTCAAATGCATCAGAGCTGCCAAAAGATGCAAAAATTAGCCTAAAGAGAGAACAAGGCATACTTTCTACAACAAAATCTAATTGTTTATATTACAATATAGGACTCGGTgtctattttttcttcatttagtTTAGCCATAAAAAAAAACGCAAGATTGTACAGAGATTTTATAGCTTCATTTACAACAGTGTTCTTATCTCATGAAACTTAATGCCTTACCAATCCTGAAGGTGGATGAGGAATATATTTAGCACATGTTCAGAGAGCGGGAGCAATAAAACAATCAGCTGATCCGTACAAGAAACCACTCGACACATCTCTACCATTGCTATGTATCTCCTGTAAAACAAGTTAAAAAAATCAGAGTGAATTTTACGGAAAGGGAAGATGTGAGGAATTCAGGGAACACCATAATACAATTAATAGCAGATATACAGAGCACATGGTCATTGTGCTCTAGAATTGAAGcctttttttttgataagataGAATTGAAGCCTTTAAACAAATGAAATAACCATTAAGTTACAATCAGCTAAGATCATCGAGATAGATGAACTAACAACTGGATTTTAGCATCCAATTCATACAAAAATTCAGCAATTAATTTTCCATGAAGTGGGAACTGAGAACTTCACAAAATAGCAAAGAGTGTAATTGCTGCAGGTTTTTGTTATGAATGTACATTCTGAAGACTATATAGTAGCTAGACCCCGTTATTTGAAACAGAAATTTACGTCAAGAGCCCTCTGCGTAGAGTCTAGATAATGCTCTGGCCCATTAAGTTATTTAGAAAATGACAGGAAAATCAATTTCTAACCCCTTGGGCTTCAATGCTCAGGTACTATATATAGTTTTCCACCTCAGATGGTTTTATATTTAACAATTTAGATGTAACTGCCAGATGAACCAATTAACCCAGGAGAATAATCATGTCGAAAACTTTGGTGTATATAAAAACTCAACTATTATGAAAATATAGCTATTTATAATaacatttatattaaaaaacatattaaaattcTCACTAGGTCCGAGACCTTGAGAACTCTAGGACTGAAAAAAATAAGCTTCAGCAATCTACATATCAAGGTTAAAAGTTGAGTTATGTTCAGGAAAAGAACCACACAATAATCAACTATTCAAATGCAAACCAATTTAGCTGTAGTATTACagcagttttttattttatttagacaaaCATAATAATGTTTCCTTCCAATTTCCTGGAACACAGACAACATCTAGGAGTTAAAATTAATGTAAAcaaaaacatcaacaacaattcaCTTTGcacatttgaattttaaaatatgtttatttttggATTACTAGAAAAGCAGTTTTATGATCAACCTTTTTTGTATGTTATCAGAAGATGAAACAGATTCTTGCCGGACACACATACTGATGATTTCATCCACCTCCTGCCTTGACAGTTCATTAATGTCTCGAATCTGCAAAAACACATGTGTTATGTTTACTCAtaaatcaatattaatattaaatatctGACGATGAAAGCCAAAAgacaaaataattttcaattttcacctTATTCAGTAATAAGGATTTCTCCTCAGCTGCCCTTTCAAGTGCATTTGTAGCTGAAGTGAGTAGAGAATTAAGCAAGCTCAATGTAGGTTGTTGAAATCCAACAGAAGTAGGGTAATTGGAGGAGGCATCAGAAGACTGCGACATCATATTacaagaaaaatattagtttaaaaatataaagttaGACAAGATGAAGAgggaaaagaggtcaaaatcaTTATTAAACTACCTCGTTTATATGAAAAACATACCTGTAATCTCAAGGATTTCTTTGTGACAAGAAAATATAAGTAAGAGCTCAGACTGAAGCACAACTTAAATATCTGTAGCTCTGAACTTCTCTGATTCTGAACACCAGAAGATTAGGATTATTATTATGTATACATAATGCCAGAACATCTCTTTTGATAAATGTGAATTCAGAAAACTGCAAACTTGCCTCAGGGGACACTCTTGATCGAGGAAAACCTAGAACCTTCGAGTTTGAGTCACGAGAGAAAAGAACATTCATCAAACCAAAAAGCCCTTGAACAAAACCATGCTCATCACTCTCTTCATATGGCCAAACCTATcacataaaaatcaaaatgtaaAGCAAGTaagcaacaaacaaaaaagaccCAAGTGTAATTGGAAGCCTTTATGCATTGGAAGTAGCAATACAACACCATGGTGCACAGACTCAAAATAATGTTGAAGCTCGTGAAATGTAAATTCCCAAAGCATTTTTTGCAGGAAACCTCATTAATTAGGACCTTTGCCATCCCATTGCAGCTCATGAAATGTAACTtcccaaagttttttttttgtaggaaatcGCATAATTAAGACTTTACCATCCCAATGCCTCCAAAGAGTATCCACACAAGCTTAGGTTTTTTGGACCTAACATGAGACTAATCTATGTTCCGGTCCTTAAGTCACAACTAAAGGCTCTTCGCCCTTCCCAAAGTGTGTGTATGCAGGATATTGACCCACAGTCCCGCACAAGTTCAACGCTGCTTAACCACTCATTGGGTTATTTCGAAAGCACTTGACAGCGTATCAGTTACTGAAAAATAAACTATCAGTTGTCCGCATCTAGACCCTAGACCTACAGAAGATAGAGAAGTGAGCTTCCTAAAGCCAGTAGAAAGTTGATATggacttaaaaattataagatatCCGATTCCCACATCGAGTAGTACGAGATACTCGGTGGAGTATTTAAGCGGCTTAGTTCATTTCCCTTAAAGGATGGCTCCCCAAGTGCTTGGATACTTATCAATTGGGATCGAAGTCTAGATGTCGGTGGCTAAGAATGGGCTGACCAGAAAGGCATGTAAAGTGTCGTATATGCCAAGACATCAACTCTCAAGGACTCAAATATATTGGGGTACCAAGTCCCACATTGAGTAATATACGATAAATGGAAGAGCGTTTAAGTGATTTGGTTCTTCCCCTTAATAGCTAGtttttaaaaacaaagaaatgacTGAACTAAACGATACCTTGCTCAGAATACCAACAACAAGATTGATCTGCTCCATTCTTAATTCATCCGCTTCAGCAATTTCTAAACGGAGAACTTGATCAAAGAGTGATTGATGACCTTTGACAAAATCAACCACTTCAcgaacaattttgtttttcacctatattttttaaaacagaAACATGTACACAATATTCATCAATGTTCACACAATAGCATGAGGTCAATTCAAGACTGAAACAAGTTGTTGGAACAACAACAACCCAGACCAAGTAAACTACAAGCCAACAAACATGTAATTATTAGCTAGAAGTAATTTTATTCCGAAATATGGTCTTTCACGTCTAATTTTAATGGCTAGGAGGCATGAGAATGCAATATAGCCGGAGATAAAACTTCTAGAGCTTACAGTCGTATTAAAACATGTGTTTTATAAACAGTATTACATCACAGTTGTCAGGGGAGGAAGAAAATTTCATAGAAGATACTTTAGTAAACAATTGAAAAAGGAACAAAACCAACCTCCATATAATCTGATGTATCAACCAACGAAGTTAATGAGAAGACTAATCTCAAGACCGGAGTTATAATCATCCGTTGTCTATCAATATCCACAGCCATATCCCTCCTAAGTCTTGTCTCAACCCATCTTAATCCTCCCTGTAAATTCTGTAGCTTCAGTAAAGGTTAggttaaatgaaaataaaatgtgaTAGTCTTAAGGAAAATAATCAGTCACCTGCAAATTGGTTGCCCTGCCTGATGAAAGATGTTCCAATATGCCCATGGTAAATAGTACCTGTGCTCCAGATTTCCCATATTTGTGACTGATTCTTAGTAGAACAGCAAGTACAGCCTCAAACGTACATGCCCTCTGCAAAGAGTCAAGTGAGAGACCACCATCCtttaatcaaacaaataaatcaaatcaGTATCATCATATACATGAGATCGGAaattttaatgaatataaacaccgatgatttgattttttttcaatggTGTACCTAATTTATCTTGATAATTACTGTAATTAGCATTTGATTTGCACAGTTTGTATTTCAGATTTTATTTCCTTAACTCTTCAATCAGAATAAATTTGTTAGAACATATATCTTTATCAATTTCAATACTTTGAAATTAAGGCATTCCTCTTCATCTTTATTTAGTGTTTCAAGTTGTACCATCAGAACCAAAAGAAACATAAAAGattaaattatatgaaaaatcTATTGTATAACATTACAAACTATTCACAACTGTGAAACGAAAAAAGACAAGGTAATTTTTAAATAGAAGGAATTGTTTATGGGAGGCAGAACAAACACCTGATTGGAAATATTGCTTATGGCATTAAGGCAAGACCTTAAAAATCCCCTGCTTTGAAGTTGGCTCAAGAAATATCGCTCATGATCTATACAAATCAACGCATCAAGAACATAGAGTGATATTGTTTTTCCAGGTTCACTGCCATGGGTTGCGTCCTTTATGACcttcaatttcaaattatttaaaaCTGTAATTAATTGACTTGCCaatattcataaaaatataaaaaaataaatgcatCAAAATGAATctaataattaatgaaaaacaaaccaaacaaTAACATGGATAGCACCTGGAAACAACAAAACCATAATATCTTGTGGATAAGAAAGATCTAATAAAGAGTTGGGAAAAAAATTCTAGCCTAACATGAGAATAGAATATAAACTCACAATTAACCAAGACACTTCACCGCAAAATAAACAGAAACATCCCActtatattttatgtcaattaaATCAGAATATCGCAAGCATGCGACTGCTATTCTGACCAGTAGTAAACAACTCTAACAAGTTACAACCTACCACTTCGCAAATAAATAGTTGTAAACTGTCAATAGACAGAGACTTTTCAGAAAACAACCCATTTAATtccatattaaaaataaaatataaggcATAAGCACATAAAATACTGTGTGCTGATTAGTGATGCATGTAAGACGCATAATAAGAGTTAGCAAATAACCAAGTCCAATATGCTTTGAGCCTCTTTCCTCAAAGTAGAAAAATTTGCACGAGCCAGTTCTGCCTGTTCTTTGTCAATCTGGGGGATATAGAGAAAAATGCAATTATGAAGAGTTAATCCGTCGCCAGATTGAAATACTGTACATTATTTGCAAATGTTTAAGAAATTATACCTTTGGGAGATCAATATATTCACTATCTTGTTCACTGAGCAGCAAGAATTGAAGAACTGAGGTTGGAACATCAGGATCAACCACATTCAAACAATACTGGAAATAGCTAAGAAGCAAGGCATATTGGCTGTACAAATACATGCAAAAGTAAGTTTGCTGGCGAAAAAAATACAAAGCCTACCAATCAGAATCAATTACAGAATGTGTAACATACCGTCTTCTAAGAGCTTCTGATGATTCATTTCTAAGAATTGCCATGATAAGCTTAAACAATATGGTCAAGCAAGCAccatttgataattgtttaacCACAATAAGATCAAGGCATGTTATACTGTCAGAACTTAGACTTCCTGGGAACATAAACCTTTCATCTCGCAGCTTAGCCATGCATGTCAATCCTACCTGAGGGACACTCCATGTatgtaaaaataaatcataactGGATATATTGCATATAAAACAGAACAACTTGCAATCCCCGTGAGACAGACAAACAAATAACGATTTATAGAAACAATTCTGATCAATAGTAAAACCCGCCCAGTTTTGACCCTGCCCGCCATCAACCCATCTAAAGCATGGTGGGTGGGCCAACTTAGGTAGGAGGATTGTAACTCCCACCCCGCCCATCAGCGGGTTGAGCCatcaataaagaaaatatttgacattttcatctcaataaaataataatattaaataattatccctccatcccaaaataatTGACCTACTTGGTTATTCACACATTAAGAAAAGTGTATAAatgtgagagagagaatagTATTTTTACTAAAGTAACCTTAATAGGTATTGATGTATTTAAAACTACCATAGATGAAAACCTGAAGATGTTGAATTAGGAGagatgtaaatagtattaattagagGGTAGAATTGGAAAGAAGTAATTAATGGtgtattgaaaattgaaaaggtCAATTATTTTGGGGCAAATTCTTTTTGCAAAAAGGCAAATTgttttgggacgaagggagtgTCTCATTTAAGGATAGCTATAAATAAAGGTTTTATGAGCACGTAAAAATGCTTAGACAGAAACAGTCACCACTATCTTGAATGTTGGTTGGGGTTTGGTTCTCTCAAGAACAAATGTTTAAGTGAAATCATTATTAGCAAGAATATGGTCCGTAAGCAGTAACAGACTGTATTTAGTtacttttaagaaaaatatgacTCCGGATTATTACTCAGAACAACAGGAAAAGAGTGTTATCTACATACAAAGCCGTAACCCTAACTGTTCATTGGGTTAATGGACCACAAcgtaaaacaaatataatagacccatataaaaaaataaataacagtTTTTCAGTGGATTAAATGTGATGGACCAACTTGAGTGGCCGAGTTCAAAACTTCAACTCTCCCCACCTAAAATAGAAGGTTAAACGGGCTGGTCCGCCATGCTCAACCCGTTTCACCATGCCTCATTAGAAGGGCTAGATGCAAagcaggaaaaaaaattaaaacaaaaaaaataaacacttaGTCTTTGGTTAACAATCAGATCTATACTCAAACATAACAAAGGAAACAAACATTCTCCAAATAATTACTAATAACCCCATAATTTTGGGATTTAATCAATACCCTGATACAGGAGTTCTACAATGGAATCAAACAAATTGGATACTTGAAGACTTCATCAACATTTCCACatgataaattatatattaacaTATTTACCTGTGATAATATGAATGCCATCTTCAGTGAACAGTCTGGAGAAGCAGATGCACTGAGAGACGCATCAAGGATCCTGAACATGCAATGAATTATGTAACAGTTACAACAAACGCAAAAATAATGAGAAGAGACACATGAGTAGTTGTAACTCATTTTATTATCACTAATACAGTAAAGTAACTCACCGAAAGAGAATTTCAGACCGATCTTCAAGCATTGCTAATCTTCTAGATGCAGAcacctttaaaaaaaatcacagagTTTAGAGAATTTAAGTCATAAAACATaagtatttgtcaaaaaaatatcagTAGATGTAAAGCGAGAACTGCACCTCAACAATCTGAGACCAGGCAGTCAACATATGTAGTTGTGAAGCTTGCTCTTCAAGATTTTTATTGTATTTCCATCCCCATCTCAGCAACTGTTGAATTGTCTCTCGTGCATCATTTAGCTCAACTTCACTGCCAAGATTACTCACCTGAAGATATGCagaattatatttctgaaaccAAAATGATTATAAATGACATCAACTCAAAAAGGAAATTAATATTGTAAAACTACAATTCCAGTAGTAGACTTGAGACTACTGAATTATCAATACTAGCAAGTGAACCAACCTGCCAAAGTTTGTCATGGAAGGAAGCAAGGTCAATTAGTCGGTCACCTCTCTCAGAATAATAGTAGACACCACCTTTTCCAGAATTTCCCAGTATGTCTTCTGCCTATAATATATCCAACCAAAAGCAGgaaagaaaatgatgaaaatagTCAAGGACTAAATTAGTGTCCAGAAGTTGTATTCCATATGAGGCGTGTTTAAAGGTTAGCATCTCACCAGCAAGTCATACTTCGTGCCGGCCATAGTATATGACAGCTTAGTAGTGGTATCTGGACATCTAAACTGGATGATTTCAAGCAATTCTAATACCTGAGTTTAAAAGGAAACAAATTTGATTAAGAGTATATAATCACTTGTATAGTAGAATTATGCACCTCCTATGTGATCACATTCAATGCACTCTTTTTTACTGAAATGACAATTGGTGCTACCAAAGCTTATCCCTATTTTCTAGTTTCCCACATATTTCTTCTCTCAGACTCTTCAACTACCATTATGTCATCTATAAAAAGCATGCATCACGGTGCCAACCCTTGGGTGTGTTCAATAAGTCTGCACAAAGTTGGCTCTACCAAGATGTTTAAAGTGAACTTTGTCCCGACCGCCAACTTATTCTCCGACCCTCATAATTTCTAACAACTTATGTTGCAATTGAGGCAACAATGATCGTCAAGGGGATGTCAACATGAAACCCCCTCCTTAAACATAGTTTCTATTAGTTAACAAGCAGATATTTGCTAGTAATTTTATTAACTCGCTTCTTAATTGATGGCAGTGCATTTAAATCATAATAGACAATATAAAATCCAATATATGCATGTGTAAGAACTAAGTAGTAAGACCATAACATAAAAGGAACCATGAAACAATTAATGACCATCAGTACCTTATTCTTACTAACAGTTCTATAATCAGCATTTCCAGAATTATCGTGAAGTGAAAATGGATATATGGCCTGGTCTTCATCAATTCCAGTTGTACCTTGTCCAAAAATATTAGAAAGGATTGTCTGACAAGTGTCTCTATGGTTGGAACTACTAACATCACCAGCATGTAGCTCAACTGCTAAAAGTTTTAAGAGCCATGCTCTCTGTGAAAGGCAAAGCAAAGAAATATGTGAAGTTAATAATGGTTCGAAATACACTATAAAATCATACATGTGTTAGAAAATACTATGAAATAAATTCATTTAACACAGATCACACAACTTATATTTATAATGGTGTAACAATAAATTCATTTAATGCCTAATTGATTAGTAACAGGTTTGCTTAGTCAAGGAACATTAACAAGTGATCTAGAAAATTGTACAATCTAGAAATATTAACAGGTTTGCTTAATTTTAACAGTAACTTTAAATAGAGCATGGGTTTTATAATGTATGGGTATCAAAGATGTAGGAGGAAAATACCTGATGAAGGGAACTAATACGAAGCGGCTGGTTGTTGTTACGTTTAGGAAGTGGAGCAATGCCAATTGTGTCAAGGTGCTGCATTGTGTAGGAAGGGAAAAGTTACAGAGAAATATCTCCAGGATAATTAACACCAACCTTAAACTAGGATAACAGCATAAAGATGCCCAAGTTCATTGAAATTTGTTACCTTGACAAAGAATCCATACTTTTTATTTGACAACAGATCCATTGTAGGAGCAGATGTAAATGGATCAATGCACAACTCATAAAGAAGCTGCATCAAACAAAAAGTCAATATTCCTTCTAAAAGTCAGTACAAATGCATGGAAAAAATGCAAAATTCTAActctattaatattttttatatgttacGCAACAGATCAACTACACCTGACCTGAAAACTAAATTCATGAAGTAATGCATTTAAATCTGGCTTCAAAAGCTTCTCCAGAATATCAAGAATAACCTTCATGCAACTGCACATAACATTTTAAGAGTACGGTTATATTTAATAGAATCAAGATATTAAAATAGAAACAGACTGTAGACAATACCTGTAATAAAATTTAGGCTGTAAAACTGTCCGCTCAACAGGCGTATCTAGATCAAATTTAAGTAGTAAATGAGTGATATTTGGAGCTGGCCGACTGATGTTGTCAATTAGAAGCTGAAAACGTATAGAAGGTAGATATAAACAGCATTTTAAgatgaaataaaagaaaagatagGAAACATATAAATGGAAGGGGTGAAGACGAACTTGCAGAATAAGAATGCCAggatcattattatttttattattattattttcaacattCTGAGATTCTTCTGACCGTGCCTCAAGGCAGGCTGCATAATCTTCTA
This genomic interval from Trifolium pratense cultivar HEN17-A07 linkage group LG6, ARS_RC_1.1, whole genome shotgun sequence contains the following:
- the LOC123890205 gene encoding nuclear pore complex protein NUP205 isoform X4, translated to MVSPKQLLSTLESALLGSSPPTPSQRVEVLHAIRTSLQSFQSLLSYPPPKPSDRSQVQSKSIRLQDSSLITLDDQDVQIALKLSDDLHLNEVDCVRLLVSANQEWGLMGREPLEILRLAAGLWYTERRYLITSVHLLLRAVVLDQGLEDDILVDIQKYLEDVINSGLRQRLISLIKELNREEPSGVGGPQCERYVIDSRGSLVERQSVVSRERLILGHCLVLSVLVVRTSPKDVKDLFSILKDSASEVSQSNIAIKHQITFSLLFALVIAFVSDGLSTVPDKASVLSSNTSFRHEFHELVMATGNDPIVEGFAGGIRLAWVVHLMLIQEGVAARETVSSASSNEMSYLSQCLEVVFSNNVFQFLLEKVLRTAAFQTEDEDMIYMYNAYLHKLITCFLSNPLARDKIKESKEKVMSVLSPYRVVGSHDFAQNSSSISQQGTETGSLPFNSILDFVSEVYLKEPELLLGNDALWTFVNFAGEDHTNFQTLVAFLNMLSTLASSHEGASKVHELLQGKAFRSIGWSTLFECLTIYDEKFKQSLQTAGAMLPEIQEGDAKALVAYLNVLKKVVENGNPIERKNWFPDIEPLFKLLSYENVPPYLKGALRNAIATFIHVSPVLKDSIWTFLEQYDLPVVVGPEAQGSPSMGTQVYDMQFELNEIEARREQYPSTVSFLNLINALIAEERDLTDRGRRFIGIFRFIYDHVFGPYPQRAYADPCEKWQLVGACLKHFHMILTMYDIKEEDYEGVVDQSRLSTTKESSSLQTQLPVLELLKDFMSGKTVFRNIMSILLPGVNSIIAERSSQIHGQYLENAVQLSLEIIILVFEKDLLLSDYWRPLYQPLDIILSHDHNQIVALLEYVRYDFQPQVQQSSIKIMSILSSRMVGLVQLLLKSNASNSLIEDYAACLEARSEESQNVENNNNKNNNDPGILILQVRLHPFHLYVSYLFFYFILKCCLYLPSIRFQLLIDNISRPAPNITHLLLKFDLDTPVERTVLQPKFYYSCMKVILDILEKLLKPDLNALLHEFSFQLLYELCIDPFTSAPTMDLLSNKKYGFFVKHLDTIGIAPLPKRNNNQPLRISSLHQRAWLLKLLAVELHAGDVSSSNHRDTCQTILSNIFGQGTTGIDEDQAIYPFSLHDNSGNADYRTVSKNKVLELLEIIQFRCPDTTTKLSYTMAGTKYDLLAEDILGNSGKGGVYYYSERGDRLIDLASFHDKLWQVSNLGSEVELNDARETIQQLLRWGWKYNKNLEEQASQLHMLTAWSQIVEVSASRRLAMLEDRSEILFRILDASLSASASPDCSLKMAFILSQVGLTCMAKLRDERFMFPGSLSSDSITCLDLIVVKQLSNGACLTILFKLIMAILRNESSEALRRRQYALLLSYFQYCLNVVDPDVPTSVLQFLLLSEQDSEYIDLPKIDKEQAELARANFSTLRKEAQSILDLVIKDATHGSEPGKTISLYVLDALICIDHERYFLSQLQSRGFLRSCLNAISNISNQDGGLSLDSLQRACTFEAVLAVLLRISHKYGKSGAQVLFTMGILEHLSSGRATNLQGGLRWVETRLRRDMAVDIDRQRMIITPVLRLVFSLTSLVDTSDYMEVKNKIVREVVDFVKGHQSLFDQVLRLEIAEADELRMEQINLVVGILSKVWPYEESDEHGFVQGLFGLMNVLFSRDSNSKVLGFPRSRVSPENQRSSELQIFKLCFSLSSYLYFLVTKKSLRLQSSDASSNYPTSVGFQQPTLSLLNSLLTSATNALERAAEEKSLLLNKIRDINELSRQEVDEIISMCVRQESVSSSDNIQKRRYIAMVEMCRVVSCTDQLIVLLLPLSEHVLNIFLIHLQDCSDAFESTMTTKTITYGATYDPQQDFALLCGQLVPTLERLESLSEEKLGHNLKVFCRLATSAKEIAIQKMV